In Halobacteriovorax sp. DA5, a genomic segment contains:
- a CDS encoding glycosyltransferase, which yields MRNKKKEKAVVFTGGGSGGHVVPALTLIDKLKEDSVRIYYIGSYTGIESKLTKGKVDRYIGVSTGKLRRYLDWQNITDIFRLMIGLIQCFYYLAHIRLRANTIVSMGGFVSVPTVVAGKLLGYKIIVHEQTSRVGLANKIASLFAHRVFVSFKDSLKYFPQKIVRYSGYPVRDEFKTTQLKTRTFKGIELKDSDAPIFFITGGGNGSKLLNDKIKENLGPLTKQFVVIHQVGSQYIEEYKSLESSRYFPVAFLGDEMPDLMKAAKYIISRSGAGTVAELIAIGKPSLYIPLKIAQKNEQYHNAMEANRLLGSIVITEDEFGRCDLLEEIKNIPSHAIPQDREHASEIILKEILQS from the coding sequence ATGAGAAATAAGAAGAAAGAAAAAGCTGTTGTATTTACTGGTGGTGGAAGTGGTGGACATGTTGTTCCTGCTCTAACTTTAATTGATAAGTTAAAAGAAGATTCTGTTAGGATTTACTATATTGGTTCATATACTGGAATTGAGTCAAAGTTAACGAAAGGTAAGGTTGATCGCTATATTGGTGTTTCAACAGGGAAACTTAGAAGATATCTCGATTGGCAAAATATTACAGATATTTTTCGTCTAATGATCGGACTAATTCAATGCTTTTATTATCTTGCTCATATTCGTTTACGTGCAAATACTATTGTATCGATGGGGGGATTTGTGAGTGTCCCAACTGTTGTTGCAGGTAAACTTCTTGGTTATAAAATTATTGTTCATGAACAAACGTCACGAGTAGGGCTTGCTAATAAAATTGCATCATTATTTGCTCATCGTGTGTTCGTTAGTTTCAAAGATTCTTTAAAATATTTTCCTCAAAAGATCGTTCGATATTCTGGATACCCTGTAAGAGATGAGTTTAAAACAACTCAACTAAAGACTCGTACTTTCAAAGGTATTGAGCTTAAGGATTCAGATGCGCCAATATTTTTCATTACTGGTGGTGGAAATGGTTCGAAATTATTGAATGATAAAATTAAAGAAAACTTAGGGCCGTTAACGAAACAATTTGTCGTTATACATCAAGTTGGAAGTCAGTATATTGAGGAGTATAAATCTCTTGAAAGTAGTCGCTATTTTCCAGTCGCTTTCTTAGGTGATGAAATGCCTGATCTAATGAAGGCAGCAAAGTACATTATTTCACGCTCTGGCGCAGGAACAGTTGCTGAGTTGATTGCAATTGGTAAACCTAGTCTTTATATTCCATTAAAAATTGCACAAAAGAACGAGCAATATCACAATGCGATGGAAGCAAACCGCCTCTTAGGTTCTATCGTAATTACTGAAGATGAGTTTGGTCGTTGTGACTTATTAGAAGAAATAAAAAATATCCCATCACATGCTATCCCTCAGGATAGGGAGCATGCGAGTGAGATTATATTAAAAGAAATATTACAGTCTTAG
- a CDS encoding DEAD/DEAH box helicase yields the protein MNFNEIPLKESLLRALEDRGFESATDIQSQAIPLLIEKDTDFVGQAQTGTGKTAAFSLPLLHRIDGSEKNIQAIILSPTRELANQINDEIKKFSTFETVKTMSVYGGTAIDNQIRNLKKIKPQIVVGTPGRVLDLINRGVLKLEKVKYAVLDEADEMLDMGFLDDVKEILAQAENKKTWMFSATMPPAILDLIKNYLDEPEIVRVQKKTLSNDNITQKFYLVRDQNMREAVCRLLDAVEDYYGIIFTKTKLEASSLCDELNLRGYLADSLHGDMDQKHRDVTMRKFKDKKVKLLVCTDVAARGIDVDHLTHVFNYGLPQDLESYVHRIGRTGRAGQKGLALSVVSPSEIRKISALERLTKAKIERERIPSVDTLKGAMVRRKLNHFEEIFEELEGDDSLDDSFSIFAENFDHLEKEQVLRAMYMSLFADNLKRFEMNPIIDMEPKQRGERGERGARGEVRADNRGNIRCFVNYGRDDGAQIASFLDAIAGELKIDQRKIRNVQLKDKFSFIDIPIESGKLLINGEEQVFIGNKKLRFEATKERSRDGGRSGDRGGRFSRGGDRGGRGGDRGGDRSGDRGGRSERGGRGGFGNRRSSTGRSNGNRGNSRSQI from the coding sequence TTGAATTTTAACGAAATTCCACTTAAGGAATCGCTGCTTCGTGCACTCGAAGATAGAGGGTTCGAATCGGCAACAGATATCCAGTCTCAAGCTATTCCATTATTAATTGAAAAAGACACTGACTTTGTTGGTCAGGCCCAAACTGGGACAGGTAAGACTGCTGCTTTCTCTCTTCCACTTCTTCATCGTATTGATGGAAGTGAAAAGAATATTCAAGCAATTATTCTTTCTCCTACAAGAGAGCTTGCTAACCAAATCAACGATGAAATTAAAAAGTTTTCAACATTTGAAACTGTAAAGACGATGTCGGTTTACGGTGGTACTGCAATTGATAACCAAATCAGAAACCTAAAGAAAATTAAGCCGCAAATTGTTGTTGGTACGCCAGGACGTGTTCTTGATCTAATTAATCGTGGTGTTCTAAAGCTTGAAAAAGTTAAGTATGCAGTACTTGATGAAGCTGATGAGATGCTAGACATGGGATTCCTTGATGATGTTAAGGAAATTCTTGCTCAAGCTGAAAATAAGAAAACGTGGATGTTCTCAGCAACAATGCCACCTGCAATTCTTGATTTAATTAAGAATTATCTTGATGAACCAGAAATTGTTAGAGTTCAAAAGAAAACTCTTTCGAATGATAATATTACGCAAAAGTTCTACCTTGTACGTGATCAAAATATGAGAGAAGCAGTTTGTCGTCTTCTTGATGCTGTTGAGGATTACTACGGGATCATCTTTACAAAGACAAAGCTTGAAGCAAGCTCTCTTTGTGATGAACTAAACCTTAGAGGTTACCTTGCGGATTCTCTTCACGGAGATATGGATCAGAAACATCGTGATGTAACGATGAGAAAGTTTAAAGATAAGAAAGTAAAGCTTCTTGTATGTACAGACGTTGCAGCTCGTGGGATTGATGTTGATCACCTAACTCACGTATTCAACTATGGACTTCCGCAAGATCTAGAGTCTTATGTACACCGTATTGGTCGTACAGGACGCGCGGGTCAAAAAGGACTAGCTCTTTCTGTCGTTTCACCAAGTGAAATTAGAAAGATTTCTGCACTAGAAAGACTAACAAAAGCTAAAATTGAAAGAGAAAGAATTCCTTCAGTTGATACTCTTAAAGGAGCTATGGTTCGCCGTAAGCTAAACCACTTTGAGGAGATTTTTGAAGAACTTGAGGGAGATGATTCTTTAGACGATAGCTTTAGCATCTTTGCTGAGAACTTTGATCACCTTGAAAAAGAGCAAGTTCTTAGAGCAATGTATATGTCACTATTTGCTGACAATCTGAAGCGTTTTGAAATGAATCCAATCATCGATATGGAGCCTAAGCAAAGAGGTGAAAGAGGTGAGCGTGGTGCACGTGGTGAAGTTAGAGCAGATAACCGTGGTAATATTCGTTGTTTCGTAAACTACGGACGTGATGACGGTGCTCAAATTGCTTCTTTCTTAGATGCAATTGCAGGTGAGCTTAAAATTGATCAAAGAAAGATCCGTAACGTTCAGCTTAAAGATAAGTTCTCTTTCATTGATATTCCAATTGAAAGTGGAAAGCTTCTAATCAACGGTGAAGAACAAGTATTCATCGGTAACAAGAAACTAAGATTTGAAGCAACTAAAGAACGTTCTCGTGATGGTGGACGCAGTGGTGATCGCGGTGGTCGTTTTAGCCGTGGCGGTGACCGTGGCGGACGCGGTGGAGATCGTGGTGGAGATCGTAGTGGAGATCGTGGTGGACGCTCTGAAAGAGGTGGCCGTGGTGGTTTTGGAAACCGTCGTAGCAGCACTGGGCGCTCAAACGGAAATAGAGGAAACTCTCGTAGCCAAATCTAA
- a CDS encoding NAD(P)/FAD-dependent oxidoreductase, which translates to MKKYDVIIIGAGAAGLFCGIHAAKRGRSVLILEGAKGPGKKILVSGGGRCNFTNLDVTPNFYVSNNPHFCKSALSQYTNWDFISFISEYNLTYTEKTLGQLFCDQKSRGILEALLKSIPKNCELRVNSRVVDVEHEEEYKVTLSDGTDFLSETLVLATGGLSFPGLGATDIGYRVAKKFGHKLIETTPALVPFTLDKVNANLAGIAIESEVKVGSKKFLENILWTHKGLSGPSILKASLYWNIKDEVKINFLPKSDLYEILKEHKKKNLVNALKGHLPSRFVELWLAQHDLPLNRNCAELSGAQKEKLIEVMHHWTFVPNGTEGYRKAEVTRGGVDTNQVSSKTMESRLQKNLYFVGEVLDVTGLLGGYNFQWAWSSGYVAAKYV; encoded by the coding sequence ATGAAAAAATATGATGTCATAATCATTGGTGCTGGTGCCGCAGGTTTATTCTGCGGCATTCATGCTGCCAAAAGAGGAAGAAGTGTTTTAATTCTTGAAGGTGCAAAAGGCCCTGGAAAGAAGATTCTTGTCTCTGGAGGCGGGCGCTGTAACTTTACGAATCTTGACGTCACTCCAAATTTCTATGTTTCTAATAATCCTCATTTCTGTAAGTCAGCATTAAGCCAATATACAAATTGGGATTTTATCTCTTTTATATCTGAATACAATTTAACTTATACAGAAAAGACGTTAGGTCAGCTATTTTGTGATCAAAAGTCGCGTGGAATTTTAGAAGCACTACTGAAGTCTATACCTAAAAATTGTGAGCTAAGAGTTAATAGTCGTGTTGTTGATGTTGAGCATGAAGAAGAATATAAAGTCACTTTATCTGATGGCACTGATTTTTTAAGTGAAACTCTTGTTCTTGCAACAGGAGGTCTTTCATTTCCTGGGCTTGGAGCAACTGATATCGGCTATCGTGTGGCGAAAAAATTTGGTCATAAATTAATCGAGACGACACCTGCACTAGTGCCTTTTACTTTAGACAAAGTGAATGCAAATTTAGCAGGTATTGCTATTGAATCAGAGGTGAAGGTAGGAAGTAAGAAGTTTCTTGAAAATATCTTATGGACTCATAAGGGTCTAAGTGGTCCATCGATTTTAAAAGCATCACTTTATTGGAATATTAAGGACGAGGTTAAGATTAATTTCTTACCTAAGAGTGATCTTTACGAAATTCTTAAAGAACATAAGAAGAAAAATCTAGTTAATGCTTTAAAGGGACATTTACCAAGTCGTTTTGTTGAGCTTTGGTTGGCCCAGCACGATCTTCCCTTAAATAGAAATTGTGCAGAACTTTCTGGAGCACAAAAAGAAAAGCTAATAGAAGTAATGCATCACTGGACTTTTGTCCCTAATGGAACCGAAGGCTATCGTAAGGCCGAGGTTACAAGAGGTGGTGTGGATACAAATCAGGTAAGCTCCAAAACAATGGAGAGTCGATTGCAAAAGAATCTTTACTTTGTTGGTGAAGTTCTTGATGTTACAGGACTTCTTGGAGGATATAACTTCCAATGGGCCTGGTCCTCTGGCTATGTAGCCGCAAAATATGTATAA
- a CDS encoding response regulator transcription factor — protein sequence MSKILKAQKPHVTIVDDDSDNLENYQDLLEDEFDLELIQNPLELLSFLNTNKTDIMVLDLHMPEVNGFELFSKARELAPRTPVIFLTGDPSEEACVKGLEIGAQDFIVKPVTINELVARIKNKVEAKKNKHRRKKKNEINFEDHNFSINLDQQNVVLEGKEIKLTTTEYKIITLLASNPNKIFSRDHISQVVWADSDVNSQNIDTHLSNLRRKIKPFSNYIKTIKSRGVLLRL from the coding sequence ATGTCAAAAATTTTAAAGGCCCAGAAGCCACACGTAACAATCGTTGACGATGACAGCGATAACTTAGAAAACTACCAAGATCTTCTAGAAGATGAGTTTGATTTAGAACTTATTCAAAATCCTCTCGAGCTTCTAAGTTTCTTGAACACAAACAAGACAGACATTATGGTGCTGGATCTTCACATGCCAGAAGTAAATGGTTTCGAACTATTTAGTAAGGCCAGAGAACTTGCTCCGCGTACTCCTGTAATTTTCTTAACTGGTGACCCTTCAGAAGAAGCCTGTGTTAAGGGACTTGAAATTGGAGCACAAGACTTTATTGTTAAGCCAGTAACCATTAATGAACTAGTGGCCCGTATTAAAAATAAAGTAGAAGCAAAGAAGAATAAGCATCGTCGTAAAAAGAAGAATGAAATCAACTTTGAAGATCATAATTTCTCAATCAATCTCGATCAGCAAAATGTTGTTCTAGAAGGAAAAGAAATTAAACTTACGACAACTGAGTATAAAATCATCACTCTATTAGCTTCAAACCCTAACAAAATATTCTCAAGAGATCATATCTCTCAAGTTGTTTGGGCCGATAGTGATGTTAACTCACAAAATATTGATACTCACCTATCAAACCTAAGAAGAAAGATTAAGCCTTTCTCAAACTACATCAAGACAATTAAGTCTCGTGGTGTACTTCTAAGACTGTAA